CCTCGACCCTCTGAGAGGCAGGCCTTTGGTTTCTGATGGAAAACGGGAAAAGCCAGTTGCTGAAAGAGGTACAAAATAATGCTCAGAGCCCTCATCGGATTGACTGTCCCGTGATGATCCTGCtgaagaaggaatcaataaAGCCGCTTCCCTCACAGATTTCTTCAGGTTCTGGACAAAAGAACTGCTAGTATCTGTAACCaaaattagagtttaaatttgaattagaagaaaacacatattGTGATCAACTAAATGAACTACATTCTCTTACAAACCGATTTGATGAAAATGAGGCAGTCATAGATTAGTTAGAACTGGAATAGGCCTAGAATGGATGATTGGCATCAAAACTAAAAGCTTGAAAACTCACATCGGCAAAACCTTCTTTTGATATACCATATATTGTTTCGTTTTAATAGAGAAGGTAATTATGTAACAAACCTGTCAGCAAGTTTTCTAGTCGAGCATTTGATAGTGCTTGCTCTGTAGAGTTCTTCTCAGACAAGCTTTCCATTTTATTGACCTGAGAAGCCATTGTCTGTCGTTTTTGTGCATTTCCACCTTTACCAGAAGAAGTAGGAGTGGAGCTAAATAACTGTGGAAGCTTTAATGTAGGACTACTAGCTGAGACCTTATCGAGCTGAACATTAGACATAGTCGAGGTCAGCTCAGTAACATCATTGGATACACCTTCCTGTATCACAAGGAAAAAAGGTGCATGAGCGTCTCAATAGCTTATGCATCGGAAGAGAATGAAAATTAAGCCATCAACTGTACCATAATTCTCCCACTGCCCTGAGATTGTAGAAGTGAAGATGCTTGCCCGTTACTTCTCGTGACTGGAGGTAAAGTCGGGGGAAGACTATTAACCTTCTCAGTACATTCTGATATGGACTTTTGTATGGCTGGAGAAACCTCCTTTAATTGGTTGATAAGTACCTGCATATAATGTTCCATCAACAGTAAGAACATAGTAGATATTCAACCAGTAACTAAGGTTTTGAGCATGCTCCAAGAGATTCAACAAACAGAGTGGTAATATAAATGATCTCGCAACTTTTGATACTCTCGCAAGACAAGCTAAATCATTATGACTAATGACCAAGATTATAATGCAACTTCAGGGATCTCCAATTATACAAAATGTCTCGTTGGAAAACcagatttttaagaatttttttgataCTGATGTAGGGTTTATCTATCAGCTTTGAGTCTTTGACATTTTTCATCAATGTGCTTAGAGAAAAGCAgctttcttttatatatgttgagCATTTGGCTTCCACAGTTAGCCAATAGCAATTTCTAAAAAAGGGAACAAACAAGCTAACACATTCACCTGAAAGCTAGCTAAATGTTGTTGATGTTCAGTCAAAGTTGCAGCCAATGATTCAACATGCCCACTTGTACCACCATCATTCGCAGTCCGTATAATATCTGGACCATCCCCATCATTCGCTTTAGCCTAGAAGCATACACATCGAAAATAAGTATAAATCAATTGAACTGAATTCCTCAGAGAAAACAGAGTGTGGAGCATTAAAGCATTGAAGGCCACCGTATAATTAGTGAGAATGGTAAAACATACTACAGGGGAAAAAATATCCATAACAAGACAAGAGAAGACATACCAGAAGAAGAGACTGTTTATGAATACGCTGTAATGCATGTGTCCAGCGCCTTATGACTTCCGCTACATCGACTGTCTGGTTGACCTTTCCACCTCTATCATCTACTCGAGAAAGTGTTTCATCACTTGCTTGTGAGCTGGCTGATTCGAAACTGTCTACTAAAGAGTGGTCATGCATGTTTGCATACGATCCATCACTTAGTTCGTTTTCATCCGCAAGTGACAAGGCTGGATCATCTAAATGGGCAGAGAGTAATTCTGCACGAGGAACTTGAGAACTCTGATCCATCGCTGCAAGTAGGGCCGATCCTGAAATTCGGTACCTACAGATCAAAAGAAACCCAGATGTCAGTAATTGGGTAAGTGGGATTCAGGCCGTGTTTCTTACAAGAGGCAGTTACCTATGCTCCCTGTGAGCTATCAAATCCTCAATGGGACCTGACGCAAGAACTTCATGCTGACCTGAAGATAGTGACAAAAAACATAACTATAAACTACAGTATATAACTCCTGCACAATTCATATTATAAGTACCTATCTCTGTATTAACTCTTCCNNNNNNNNNNNNNNNNNNNNNNNNNNNNNNNNNNNNNNNNNNNNNNNNNNNNNNNNNNNNNNNNNNNNNNNNNNNNNNNNNNNNNNNNNNNNNNNNNNNNNNNNNNNNNNNNNNNNNNNNNNNNNNNNNNNNNNNNNNNNNNNNNNNNNNNNNNNNNNNNNNNNNNNNNNNNNNNNNNNNNNNNNNNNNNNNNNNNNNNNNNNNNNNNNNNNNNNNNNNNNNNNNNNNNNNNNNNNNNNNNNNNNNNNNNNNNNNNNNNNNNNNNNNNNNNNNNNNNNNNNNNNNNNNNNNNNNNNNNNNNNNNNNNNNNNNNNNNNNNNNNNNNNNNNNNNNNNNNNNNNNNNNNNNNNNNNNNNNNNNNNNNNNNNNNNNNNNNNNNNNNNNNNNNNNNNNNNNNNNNNNNNNNNNNNNNNNNNNNNNNNNNNNNNNNNNNNNNNNNNNNNNNNNNNNNNNNNNNNNNNNNNNNNNNNNNNNNNNNNNNNNNNATCATCTAAATGGGCAGAGAGTAATTCTGCACGAGGAACTTGAGAACTCTGATCCATCGCTGCAAGTAGGGCCGATCCTGAAATTCGGTACCTACAGATCAAAAGAAACCCAGATGTCAGTAATTGGGTAAGTGGGATTCAGGCCGTGTTTCTTACAAGAGGCAGTTACCTATGCTCCCTGTGAGCTATCAAATCCTCAATGGGACCTGACGCAAGAACTTCATGCTGACCTGAAGATAGTGACAAAAAACATAACTATAAACTACAGTATATAACTCCTGCACAATTCATATTATAAGTACCTATCTCTGTATTAACTCTTCCGAACAAATAGAACAGCATAAAACCTTACCTTTACGAGCCATGATAGAATCCCATAAACGAGTTCCCTTTGAAACTAGATGAGAATTCTGACTGGAGCTAGACACAAGGTCATCCCAAACTTCTCCTTCCTGCTTCACTTTGTTTCTCAAATCGTTAAGTTTCTCTAGTTCCTGTTGCAGGTAAGCCTGATGCAAACGAAAGAGAAACTGAAATGCATTAATATAAGCCAATATGACAACAAAATTGAGTACGTCTCACTAAAAAATAACGTCTTACCTCTTCAGCACAGAGACCACGGAACTCTGCAGTCATCTCATGGGCTAAATTAGACCACATGGCCTGTCTTTGTACCGCAGTCTCTGCATTTTTAAGAAACCGGCGACGCTCAAGCACCATCCGGGCCTGAAAATCCATTTACACGCACATTTTTAAGTTATCCCGTGCACTCGTCAGCAAGGTTTACATAGACAGGTGAAACTATAAAACACAATCTTCAAATTAACATTTTCGGTACTACCTTGGTTACAGGAAGCAAAGTAGCAGCATGTGAGAAGGATACATCTGTCAGAGAAGAAGGCAGAGGATTGGAAGCAATATCAGCAGGAAATGTCCGCCTATGAACTTCTCTTAATGCATGCAGTGAAAGTTGCCATAAGAGCTCCACAAATCTGCAATCAAAAACAAGAGGTACCACATATACAATCAGATCACGTAGAGCTGGTCAATGACCAGGAACACCAAATAAAACCCAGTAGCAGAAATGACCAATTAAGTAGAGATAACTAAGCCGCAAATGCCTAACGAATACAAagcagaaaagaaaaactagttTGCTCATCATCAAGCACTAGAAAGAAACCCTAATGGAACATAAACATAGGAATCACATCAACCAACCTTGGACCACAGCAAGTGGCTAGTGATGAAACCCTCGAATTACTCCTTGGTAATGCCCCTTGTGATTCAAGCTCGCTTATAATCGCTTGAACAACCTTCAGATGCATAATTCTAGTGTTAAAGTAAActaagaattaaaaaaagaaaacaaatttgctcacaaacaaacaccaaaGAAACTTCATTTTCTCAAgccccccccttttttttttttgttaccttaCGAAAATCGCGAGATTGAGCCGAATCGAAAATTGGCCAAACCTTATCAAAATCCTGAGAGATCAAGAAAATACCCAAAATCAAACGACTGattccaaaattcaaaaacccAGAATTCCAAAACCAATTTCGTAACGAGTGAGCGAAGAGAGAGATGGacagagatggagagagagagagtgaagataGAAAGAAATCGAACCTTTGCAGACTGAGCAGGGCCACGAAGAGAGGAGAGGATGAAGTAGAGAAGCTGTTCACCGAGCTTTGGATTGGAATGGCGAAATAACCCGACCCGAGGGGTGCCATTGGAGGCTCCGAGTCCGATCACGTTCGGATCCAAACCCAAAAGCAAACAGTTTGTGTACATTGCACTCTCGAGCTCAagttctctctccttctctctgtcCATCGTCATCACCGTCGTCGCCTccgatcttcttctctcccccTCTTCAAtgggttcttttctttttccccttttagTTGAATCTCGATCGAAATGTGTTGTTTCCGGcgactttttaaattttaatcccTCAACATTAATCATTTACATAAATCGCccctaagtttttttttatcaaagatcTAAAATTATATGGGAAATCAAATAGATGGAACAAGGGTTAACAAACAAAGGAAATGTGGTAATCGaataaaaatttgaatggtttgtatctatattaacattttggCAAAAGTTTAGGCAAAGAAAGCTTGgagttgaaaaatattttacatccattgtaattataattaagataattaaaaaaaaaaaagataagcaaTTTCAAAATCGATTAATGGATCGTAATATTCCAAAGCCTAACAAAATGATCTAAACTGTGGAAAGTTAGgaacaaaatttatttcaaaaatgtttaattGAATACACACTTACTAAATTATCTTGGGATCCTAGcctaatttcatatttttaaacatatactttcaaaatttatttgaataatattgtttttcGGTGTGGTTAGATGTAAGAAATATGATTACAGAcaactatacaaataataataattttttatcagaaaatatcactaaaaatttactcaataatttataaattttgactaatgacaatataaaaaatataatcagtATAACttctatataaaatatattattattcattgtcACTCATAAACTAAATAGTATTGTTGATACGAcggtttcaaaaaaataatacgaTATTTGGATTCTCAACCATGCACTATCCAGAAAACAAACTTATAAAATGTCCAAATGAATATGGATTGTAATTCATAATCAGGAATATTAGGGGGTATAACTGGAGCTTTAAAAAGTATAATAccaattttgtaaaatacttTTGGACTTTATCCCAACGACACGTGAGTTTACCCCACAGGCATTTTCAAACGAAGACGCGAGGCTAACGCTAATGTGCGTCTACGGCATTGTCCACAAATCACAACAACCCACGTCATAAATGTTTCCCCATATCTGGgtggagttttcttttttttaagtaaaaaaaactcaaaggtTAGATTATCTCTTATGAATACATGACTTCAAACAGTTTTGTAGATTCGTAAAAAGACCCCAAAAATATGTATAACAATTGggttatttgaaaattttcgattttgaggcATTGCTTGAgcatattatttgattattcatGTGAGATGATGCTATTGGATTTAGTTACTAATACTGCCGATTGTGTAAGATGgagatattataattttgtattggtACAACGGACCCCTGGTTGGGGTTTTAAATAGGAAACTGTTGTAGTGTACGCGTTTTTTAATTTGCATTATCGGTCCAACGGTCGGCTTTTATAATCTTGTTGTGtagtattttttatatgttaatcTTATCCATGATTCTTGAATTTGAACCAACGCAAACAAACACATTTGTATAGGACGATtccttaaatttaaaatatcgtGCATCTTCTCTTTTTATACTTGCCAAAACATTAGTTATAGGATTTTAATTATACTAGACTAAATATCctgtttaagattttttaggtttcttataaatacttttataaGTACATTGTTTGAAATCAGGTTTTGAATATGCTTTGTTTCGTTGTTGTCAAATTTActatatacccaaaaaaaaatatatataattcatttataacaaaaaaaaaacatcagttATGTGCATAATATTTCAtatacttaaaaatataaaccGGCCATGTACATTGTACAGTATATATCTTTACATCTTCTTTGTGATAAGACAAAGAACTTGGCATATAATCATTTTCAGTTTTCACATGTTTTCTTTTAGGTATTTTTAGCATTATAGTTGATGGGTAGATCCCTTATTAATATTACACAGTGTAGCTTAGAAGCAAATCAAGAAAATGTcaatttaatgaaatattattatataatttgtgacctaaaaaaatatg
The sequence above is a segment of the Camelina sativa cultivar DH55 chromosome 10, Cs, whole genome shotgun sequence genome. Coding sequences within it:
- the LOC104719739 gene encoding AUGMIN subunit 6-like, with protein sequence MTMDREKERELELESAMYTNCLLLGLDPNVIGLGASNGTPRVGLFRHSNPKLGEQLLYFILSSLRGPAQSAKDFDKVWPIFDSAQSRDFRKVVQAIISELESQGALPRSNSRVSSLATCCGPRFVELLWQLSLHALREVHRRTFPADIASNPLPSSLTDVSFSHAATLLPVTKARMVLERRRFLKNAETAVQRQAMWSNLAHEMTAEFRGLCAEEAYLQQELEKLNDLRNKVKQEGEVWDDLVSSSSQNSHLVSKGTRLWDSIMARKGQHEVLASGPIEDLIAHREHRYRISGSALLAAMDQSSQVPRAELLSAHLDDPALSLADENELSDGSYANMHDHSLVDSFESASSQASDETLSRVDDRGGKVNQTVDVAEVIRRWTHALQRIHKQSLLLAKANDGDGPDIIRTANDGGTSGHVESLAATLTEHQQHLASFQVLINQLKEVSPAIQKSISECTEKVNSLPPTLPPVTRSNGQASSLLQSQGSGRIMEGVSNDVTELTSTMSNVQLDKVSASSPTLKLPQLFSSTPTSSGKGGNAQKRQTMASQVNKMESLSEKNSTEQALSNARLENLLTDTSSSFVQNLKKSVREAALLIPSSAGSSRDSQSDEGSEHYFVPLSATGFSRFPSETKGLPLRGSRPVTSLSEPSFMEHNVPDSFAPSKFSDIPDTYDDLDSFKDYDNGNGFLSVVGSNSVASDAQQSFYDVDDQVFSPPLLMDSSLLSDAYEDLLAPLSETEAALMEH